A window of Strigops habroptila isolate Jane chromosome 5, bStrHab1.2.pri, whole genome shotgun sequence contains these coding sequences:
- the MMRN2 gene encoding multimerin-2 isoform X1 — protein sequence MLVKLLLICNTIGLAKLVKHSDHHGYHDGSVHSSQPQIHETSAYPRRTLSHEEEGYWEAEGLREDTQDYHSSVISSHQEEREDFQAMSPQSRNGNWCSFMQSRLVTYIEACMKEKYIVNSQQPCPNGAPDCQKIMYRTALKPVYQVKQKVLKSLQWKCCPGFIGKDCEQHDPNFIPVPGNQTEEQKEKEFSNHMSTSVDSREMLEVIQNHEALLDDLQSDIHQAVSNLGDLQRIFENNGTSMVLEVNQSNSDPQERLLQQVLFPHVENFLRKHFNPMWASFNRSLQNLSNMVRNLSHDVEANKKSIERFQESAVPKKEFQELGTKFESKVQENVVKVDQVKKDIENHLQRQQASIHYNLTMIKADTDTKLKKFHKIQQSHFLALNNSMESMKQEQNNLENKFETLKKNLTELSSHHGPKDENTQLSIRQINEILAGHAKQLKELYMESDVAFQNIAVLERWFKELKKNISKYKPEDVIITLTEKSVIMEENKAAMERQISELNYTLSNLRENYSDLLRYMEECNCQRVSSDTDILEEDLNNITYSLEGTQSNLKDMKHLESVFRDLLRNEIEELSSAFPSIYQSLNLRQEENRQLQSQVAAVSGDIGFLKKKDEEIHRHIKYLNSSFGSLLEDAMRHEAALEALLGEEFMEVLFEEDPSILISSVFQLQESLRHISGKLQEQNVTLESLIKRFHHLERGQQNNHDGHTFLKHPKEETQTSSTLDEVSSHHSILEHMEPNYEAAQDDSLDSSAYNDIMTLKNDIKHLSLAIKRHESRSDMNLCCNHTIPNAIEPLNISVEILSADLTTTKQKLEEHLLIFKKLFGSDEQLAASNVSLDVTKIQSMLTRKVRRQQKVQDKQRDKKKPEKHRENTQMITGRKTVQTELLGKDSLVAFHVGFSEGKDKEKTLRFNETYLNYGNSYFPEHGYFKAPHKGVYLFVISVEFSSGPALGQLSFSRGYKRTLSSSQRKTPNGNTMTTFAMAEMEKGEKVCFELLQGSVVKRSPPGTTMGGFLVFKT from the exons ATGCTAGTGAAGCTTCTGCTCATCTGTAATACAATAGGATTGGCAAAGCTGGTCAAACACTCAGACCATCATGGGTATCACGATGGTTCAGTGCACAGCTCTCAGCCACAAATTCATGAGACCTCTGCATACCCCCGGAGGACTCTGTCACATGAGGAAGAAGGTTACTGGGAGGCAGAAGGGCTCAGGGAGGATACTCAAGATTACCATTCAAGTGTGATATCCTCACatcaggaagagagagaggacTTTCAAGCTATGAGCCCACAGTCCCGAAATGG GAACTGGTGTTCCTTCATGCAGTCCCGGCTGGTAACGTACATAGAAGCCTGCATGAAGGAGAAGTACATTGTCAACTCCCAACAGCCCTGTCCAAATGGAGCACCAGACTGCCAGAAGATCAT GTACAGGACAGCTCTGAAGCCAGTCTATCAAGTGAAACAGAAGGTTTTGAAGTCTTTGCAGTGGAAATGCTGCCCTGGATTTATTGGCAAGGACTGTGAACAGCATG ATCCTAATTTTATTCCGGTGCCAGGAAATcaaactgaagaacagaaagaaaaggagttCTCAAACCACA TGTCAACATCAGTGGATTCAAGAGAAATGTTGGAAGTCATTCAAAATCATGAGGCTTTACTGGATGATCTTCAAAGTGATATTCATCAAGCAGTCAGCAACTTAGGTGACTTACAgagaatatttgaaaacaacGGTACAAGCATGGTGTTAGAAGTGAACCAGAGCAATTCAG ATCCACAGGAAAGGCTTCTGCAGCAAGTTTTGTTTCCCCATGTGGAAAATTTTCTAAGGAAACATTTTAACCCCATGTGGGCAAGCTTCAACAGAAGCTTACAGAACCTCTCAAACATGGTAAGAAACCTGTCCCATGACGTTGAAGCCAACAAGAAAAGCATAGAAAGATTCCAGGAGAGCGCTGTGCCCAAGAAGGAATTCCAGGAGCTGGGAACTAAGTTTGAATCAAAAGTCCAAGAAAATGTAGTGAAAGTTGATCAGGTGAAAAAAGATATAGAGAACCATTTGCAAAGGCAGCAGGCCAGTATCCACTATAATCTCACCATGATCAAGGCAGATACCGACACAAAGCTCAAGAAGTTTCACAAGATACAGCAGTCCCATTTCTTAGCTTTAAACAACAGCATGGAAAGCATGAAACAAGAGCAAAAcaatcttgaaaataaatttgagactttgaaaaaaaatttaacagaaCTCTCCTCACATCATGGTCCCAAAGATGAAAATACTCAGTTAAGCATCAGACAAATAAATGAGATTCTGGCAGGGCATGCAAAGCAGCTTAAAGAACTTTACATGGAGTCAGATGTGGCCTTTCAGAATATTGCAGTTTTAGAGAGATGGTttaaggagttaaaaaaaaatatctcaaagTATAAGCCAGAAGATGTTATAATAACTTTAACAGAGAAATCAGTTattatggaagaaaacaaagcagccatGGAACGGCAGATATCAGAGCTCAACTATACTCTCTCAAATCTCCGTGAAAACTATTCAGATCTATTGAGGTACATGGAGGAATGTAACTGCCAGAGAGTATCTTCTGACACTGATATACTGGAAGAAGATTTAAATAATATCACTTATTCCCTTGAAGGCACCCAATCAAACCTAAAGGATATGAAGCACCTAGAGTCAGTTTTCAGAGATCTCCTGAGGAATGAAATTGAAGAGCTCTCCTCAGCTTTTCCATCTATCTATCAATCCCTTAATCTCCgtcaagaagaaaacagacagcTTCAGTCACAAGTTGCGGCTGTTTCAGGAGACATAGgcttcttgaagaaaaaagatgaagaaattcaTCGGCACATCAAATATCTCAACAGTTCTTTTGGCTCCCTTTTGGAAGATGCCATGAGGCATGAAGCAGCATTGGAGGCTTTGCTGGGGGAAGAATTTATGGAAGTCTTGTTTGAAGAAGATCCTAGTATCCTAATATCATCAGTATTTCAGCTGCAAGAATCTCTCAGGCATATCTCAGGTAAACTCCAAGAACAAAATGTGACTTTAGAATCACTTATAAAGAGATTTCACCATTTGGAGAGAGGTCAACAGAATAATCATGATGGCCATACATTTCTTAAGCATCccaaagaagaaacacaaacatcCTCTACTCTAGATGAAGTTAGTAGTCACCACAGCATCCTAGAACACATGGAACCTAACTATGAGGCTGCCCAAGATGACTCATTGGATAGCTCAGCTTATAATGATATCATGACTCTGAAGAATGATATCAAACACCTGAGCCTGGCAATCAAGAGGCACGAATCCAGAAGTGACATGAATCTCTGCTGCAATCATACAATACCAAATGCAATTGAGCCACTCAACATTTCTGTGGAAATTCTCTCAGCAGATTTAACAACCACCaagcagaagctggaggaacatctgctgatttttaaaaagctatttggAAGCGATGAACAATTAGCTGCCTCAAATGTAAGTCTGGATGTTACAAAGATTCAGTCAATGCTGACCAGAAAAGTGAGAAGGCAACAGAAAGTTCAAGACAAacaaagagacaagaaaaagcctgagaaacacagagaaaatacacaaatgataactggaagaaaaacagtgcagaCAGAACTTTTGGGAAAAG actcATTGGTGGCATTCCATGTGGGATTCTCAGAAggaaaggataaagaaaaaactCTGAGGTTTAACGAAACTTACCTCAATTATGGAAACAGCTATTTCCCTGAACATGGTTACTTCAAAGCTCCGCATAAAGGTGTCTACCTGTTTGTCATCTCTGTGGAGTTTAGTTCAGGACCAGCATTAGGACAACTCTCCTTTAGTCGTGGGTACAAAAGAACTCTTTCAAGTAGCCAGAGGAAAACACCAAATGGGAACACCATGACTACTTTTGCTATGGCAGAAAtggagaagggggagaaagtaTGCTTTGAATTgctgcagggctctgtagtGAAACGGAGTCCACCTGGGACAACAATGGGTGGTTTTCTAGTGTTTAAAACTTGA
- the MMRN2 gene encoding multimerin-2 isoform X2 — translation MKSSGWGNHSASKFKQDPNFIPVPGNQTEEQKEKEFSNHMSTSVDSREMLEVIQNHEALLDDLQSDIHQAVSNLGDLQRIFENNGTSMVLEVNQSNSDPQERLLQQVLFPHVENFLRKHFNPMWASFNRSLQNLSNMVRNLSHDVEANKKSIERFQESAVPKKEFQELGTKFESKVQENVVKVDQVKKDIENHLQRQQASIHYNLTMIKADTDTKLKKFHKIQQSHFLALNNSMESMKQEQNNLENKFETLKKNLTELSSHHGPKDENTQLSIRQINEILAGHAKQLKELYMESDVAFQNIAVLERWFKELKKNISKYKPEDVIITLTEKSVIMEENKAAMERQISELNYTLSNLRENYSDLLRYMEECNCQRVSSDTDILEEDLNNITYSLEGTQSNLKDMKHLESVFRDLLRNEIEELSSAFPSIYQSLNLRQEENRQLQSQVAAVSGDIGFLKKKDEEIHRHIKYLNSSFGSLLEDAMRHEAALEALLGEEFMEVLFEEDPSILISSVFQLQESLRHISGKLQEQNVTLESLIKRFHHLERGQQNNHDGHTFLKHPKEETQTSSTLDEVSSHHSILEHMEPNYEAAQDDSLDSSAYNDIMTLKNDIKHLSLAIKRHESRSDMNLCCNHTIPNAIEPLNISVEILSADLTTTKQKLEEHLLIFKKLFGSDEQLAASNVSLDVTKIQSMLTRKVRRQQKVQDKQRDKKKPEKHRENTQMITGRKTVQTELLGKDSLVAFHVGFSEGKDKEKTLRFNETYLNYGNSYFPEHGYFKAPHKGVYLFVISVEFSSGPALGQLSFSRGYKRTLSSSQRKTPNGNTMTTFAMAEMEKGEKVCFELLQGSVVKRSPPGTTMGGFLVFKT, via the exons ATGAAGTCATCTGGCTGGGGAAACCACAGTGCATCCAAGTTCAAACAAG ATCCTAATTTTATTCCGGTGCCAGGAAATcaaactgaagaacagaaagaaaaggagttCTCAAACCACA TGTCAACATCAGTGGATTCAAGAGAAATGTTGGAAGTCATTCAAAATCATGAGGCTTTACTGGATGATCTTCAAAGTGATATTCATCAAGCAGTCAGCAACTTAGGTGACTTACAgagaatatttgaaaacaacGGTACAAGCATGGTGTTAGAAGTGAACCAGAGCAATTCAG ATCCACAGGAAAGGCTTCTGCAGCAAGTTTTGTTTCCCCATGTGGAAAATTTTCTAAGGAAACATTTTAACCCCATGTGGGCAAGCTTCAACAGAAGCTTACAGAACCTCTCAAACATGGTAAGAAACCTGTCCCATGACGTTGAAGCCAACAAGAAAAGCATAGAAAGATTCCAGGAGAGCGCTGTGCCCAAGAAGGAATTCCAGGAGCTGGGAACTAAGTTTGAATCAAAAGTCCAAGAAAATGTAGTGAAAGTTGATCAGGTGAAAAAAGATATAGAGAACCATTTGCAAAGGCAGCAGGCCAGTATCCACTATAATCTCACCATGATCAAGGCAGATACCGACACAAAGCTCAAGAAGTTTCACAAGATACAGCAGTCCCATTTCTTAGCTTTAAACAACAGCATGGAAAGCATGAAACAAGAGCAAAAcaatcttgaaaataaatttgagactttgaaaaaaaatttaacagaaCTCTCCTCACATCATGGTCCCAAAGATGAAAATACTCAGTTAAGCATCAGACAAATAAATGAGATTCTGGCAGGGCATGCAAAGCAGCTTAAAGAACTTTACATGGAGTCAGATGTGGCCTTTCAGAATATTGCAGTTTTAGAGAGATGGTttaaggagttaaaaaaaaatatctcaaagTATAAGCCAGAAGATGTTATAATAACTTTAACAGAGAAATCAGTTattatggaagaaaacaaagcagccatGGAACGGCAGATATCAGAGCTCAACTATACTCTCTCAAATCTCCGTGAAAACTATTCAGATCTATTGAGGTACATGGAGGAATGTAACTGCCAGAGAGTATCTTCTGACACTGATATACTGGAAGAAGATTTAAATAATATCACTTATTCCCTTGAAGGCACCCAATCAAACCTAAAGGATATGAAGCACCTAGAGTCAGTTTTCAGAGATCTCCTGAGGAATGAAATTGAAGAGCTCTCCTCAGCTTTTCCATCTATCTATCAATCCCTTAATCTCCgtcaagaagaaaacagacagcTTCAGTCACAAGTTGCGGCTGTTTCAGGAGACATAGgcttcttgaagaaaaaagatgaagaaattcaTCGGCACATCAAATATCTCAACAGTTCTTTTGGCTCCCTTTTGGAAGATGCCATGAGGCATGAAGCAGCATTGGAGGCTTTGCTGGGGGAAGAATTTATGGAAGTCTTGTTTGAAGAAGATCCTAGTATCCTAATATCATCAGTATTTCAGCTGCAAGAATCTCTCAGGCATATCTCAGGTAAACTCCAAGAACAAAATGTGACTTTAGAATCACTTATAAAGAGATTTCACCATTTGGAGAGAGGTCAACAGAATAATCATGATGGCCATACATTTCTTAAGCATCccaaagaagaaacacaaacatcCTCTACTCTAGATGAAGTTAGTAGTCACCACAGCATCCTAGAACACATGGAACCTAACTATGAGGCTGCCCAAGATGACTCATTGGATAGCTCAGCTTATAATGATATCATGACTCTGAAGAATGATATCAAACACCTGAGCCTGGCAATCAAGAGGCACGAATCCAGAAGTGACATGAATCTCTGCTGCAATCATACAATACCAAATGCAATTGAGCCACTCAACATTTCTGTGGAAATTCTCTCAGCAGATTTAACAACCACCaagcagaagctggaggaacatctgctgatttttaaaaagctatttggAAGCGATGAACAATTAGCTGCCTCAAATGTAAGTCTGGATGTTACAAAGATTCAGTCAATGCTGACCAGAAAAGTGAGAAGGCAACAGAAAGTTCAAGACAAacaaagagacaagaaaaagcctgagaaacacagagaaaatacacaaatgataactggaagaaaaacagtgcagaCAGAACTTTTGGGAAAAG actcATTGGTGGCATTCCATGTGGGATTCTCAGAAggaaaggataaagaaaaaactCTGAGGTTTAACGAAACTTACCTCAATTATGGAAACAGCTATTTCCCTGAACATGGTTACTTCAAAGCTCCGCATAAAGGTGTCTACCTGTTTGTCATCTCTGTGGAGTTTAGTTCAGGACCAGCATTAGGACAACTCTCCTTTAGTCGTGGGTACAAAAGAACTCTTTCAAGTAGCCAGAGGAAAACACCAAATGGGAACACCATGACTACTTTTGCTATGGCAGAAAtggagaagggggagaaagtaTGCTTTGAATTgctgcagggctctgtagtGAAACGGAGTCCACCTGGGACAACAATGGGTGGTTTTCTAGTGTTTAAAACTTGA